In a genomic window of Lycium ferocissimum isolate CSIRO_LF1 chromosome 9, AGI_CSIRO_Lferr_CH_V1, whole genome shotgun sequence:
- the LOC132031807 gene encoding receptor-like protein 53, producing MEYQQLLIPFCFYSLIILSVQQSQLTGFSYAGQHLCARDDAFYLLQFKKGLTIHPKGSYNHACYYKARAKTLSWNVTGDCCKWYGVTCNGFTGHVIGLDLSCSFLYGTINANSSLSKLNKLISLDLSFNDFGGSILESIGNLTAIRELTLSNNKFTGNVPSTISKLNKLISLDISSNHFGGSILESIGNLTAIRELTLSNNKFTGNVPSTISKLNKLISLDISSNHFGGSIPESIGNFTRITSLDLSNNSFSGNVPSTVGKLNKLSSLGLSFNNFEGSIPDIFANLSELSYLYFETNNFTGSFPYSITSLTHLGGLELHNNLLTGTLPFNISGLQELQTLDLSFNYFTGTAPPWLFNLPLLSDLYVQSNQLTKLPNEIKSDHLKHSEIDLSNNKLHGKIPDWMLSMTVDVLDLSHNFLTGIEKQVWRSMDLFYLNLENNSLQGSLLPSICDMTRLRILNLAHNNFSGSIPTCLGSSPLAILDLRMNNFHGEIPRFLPKGLQYLSLHGNQLGGQVPRSLVNCTNLEALDLGNNKINDTFPIWLEKLPNLQIMILKSNLFHGPIGELVSEFPFPELRIFDLSFNGFTGTLPPNFFKKFRGMMDVDEEKTGIMMDVDEEKIGITRDRITFTMLAW from the exons ATGGAGTACCAACAATTGCTAATACCTTTCTGCTTCTATTCACTTATTATCCTTTCTGTCCAGCAATCGCAGCTTACTGGCTTCTCATATGCTGGGCAACATCTATGTGCCCGCGATGATGCCTTTTATTTGCTTCAATTTAAGAAAGGCCTCACAATTCATCCCAAAGGAAGTTATAATCATGCGTGTTACTACAAGGCCCGAGCCAAGACTTTATCCTGGAATGTTACAGGAGATTGTTGCAAATGGTATGGTGTTACTTGCAATGGATTTACGGGTCACGTGATAGGCCTCGATCTTTCTTGCAGCTTTCTTTACGGAACTATTAATGCTAACAGCAGCCTCTCAAAATTAAACAAGCTCATTTCTTTAGATCTCTCTTTCAACGATTTTGGAGGCTCAATTTTAGAATCCATTGGCAACCTCACTGCAATTAGAGAGTTGACACTTTCAAATAACAAATTCACTGGTAATGTTCCCTCAACTATCTCAAAATTAAACAAGCTCATTTCTTTAGATATCTCTTCCAACCATTTTGGAGGCTCAATTTTAGAATCCATTGGCAACCTCACTGCAATTAGAGAGTTGACACTTTCAAATAACAAATTCACTGGTAATGTTCCCTCAACTATCTCAAAATTAAACAAGCTCATTTCTTTAGATATCTCTTCCAACCATTTTGGAGGCTCAATTCCAGAATCCATTGGTAATTTCACTAGAATTACAAGTTTGGATCTTTCGAATAACAGTTTCAGCGGAAATGTTCCCTCAACTGTAGGAAAGCTGAACAAACTTAGCTCCTTAGGCCTCTCTTTCAATAATTTTGAAGGCTCGATTCCAGACATCTTTGCCAACCTTTCAGAGCtatcttatttatattttgaaactaACAATTTCACTGGCTCATTCCCCTATTCAATTACATCCTTGACTCACCTTGGAGGATTAGAGTTGCACAACAATTTACTAACTGGTACACTTCCCTTTAATATAAGTGGGCTTCAAGAGCTACAAACACTTGATTTGTCCTTCAATTATTTCACTGGCACAGCACCCCCTTGGTTATTCAATCTTCCATTGCTGTCGGATTTATATGTTCAATCCAATCAATTAACCAAATTGCCAAATGAGATCAAGAGCGATCACTTAAAGCACTCTGAAATTGATCTTTCGAACAACAAGTTGCACGGTAAAATCCCTGATTGGATGTTATCCATGACCGTGGACGTGCTAGATCTCTCTCATAACTTCCTCACAGGCATTGAAAAACAAGTATGGCGCTCAATGGATTTGTTCTACCTTAATTTGGAGAACAATTCTCTTCAAGGGTCTTTGCTTCCGTCCATTTGTGACATGACTAGGCTTCGAATCCTCAATTTGGCTCATAACAATTTCAGTGGTTCAATCCCAACATGTTTGGGTAGTAGTCCCCTTGCTATTTTAGACTTGCGAATGAACAATTTTCATGGAGAGATACCAAGATTCTTACCAAAAGGGTTACAGTACCTTAGTTTACATGGCAATCAACTGGGGGGACAAGTTCCACGATCCTTGGTTAACTGTACAAACTTGGAAGCTCTCGATTTGGGGAATAACAAGATAAATGACACGTTCCCCATCTGGCTGGAGAAACTTCCAAACCTACAAATTATGATTCTGAAATCAAATCTCTTTCACGGTCCAATTGGTGAATTAGTGTCCGAGTTTCCATTTCCTGAGTTACGAATCTTTGACCTTTCCTTCAATGGGTTCACTGGAACtttgccacctaattttttcaaaaaatttagagGTATGATGGATGTGGATGAAGAAAAAACAGGAATTATGATGGATGTGGATGAAGAAAAAATAGGAATTACTCGAGACA GAATTACCTTTACCATGTTAGCTTGGTGA
- the LOC132069403 gene encoding receptor-like protein 9DC3, translated as MRITSIMTSIDLSSNRFEGDIPNSLGSLNSLVLLNLSHNNFWGYIPAEIAKLHELEALDLSWNRLIGEIPGQLSSLTFLEVLNLSYNHLVGRIPLGKQFNTFPIDSYCGNPDLCGFPLSKECGKNNVLDESPLEQDDDDSSFASGFTWQAVVIGYGCGIPFGLFMGSLMFIFGKPKWFVNFAEDIAQQIAARKRRRQRKRHQRH; from the coding sequence atgagaATCACATCAATAATGACAAGTATTGATTTATCAAGCAATAGGTTTGAAGGAGATATTCCAAATTCCCTTGGAAGTCTGAACTCACTTGTGTTACTCAACCTATCTCACAACAACTTCTGGGGTTATATTCCTGCAGAAATTGCAAAGTTGCATGAGCTCGAAGCATTAGACCTCTCATGGAACAGACTCATTGGAGAAATCCCTGGTCAATTGTCGAGTCTGACATTTCTTGAGGTCTTAAACCTTTCATACAATCATCTTGTTGGGCGCATTCCGCTTGGGAAACAGTTCAATACATTTCCAATTGATTCGTATTGTGGAAATCCTGATTTATGTGGATTTCCACTATCAAAGGAATGTGGAAAAAATAATGTGTTAGATGAGTCACCACTTGAacaagatgatgatgattcaagTTTTGCTAGCGGGTTCACATGGCAAGCTGTCGTAATAGGGTATGGTTGTGGTATTCCTTTTGGATTGTTCATGGGAAGCCTCATGTTCATATTTGGAAAACCAAAATGGTTTGTGAACTTCGCTGAAGATATTGCTCAACAAATTGCTGCTAGGAAGCGAAGAAGGCAAAGGAAGAGACATCAAAGACATTGA